In Candidatus Methylomirabilota bacterium, the DNA window GACGGCCGCGACAGGCTACCGGCGGCCCTGACGATCGCCGGTTGACCCCGCGAGGCCCACCGGATAGCATGCCGCTTCACCCCGCGACGAGGGGACCATGCGGCCGCCGCGACCCGCACCACCGAGGAAGCCGGCTGGCGTGCCTGGACATCCAAACGCAGAGGGCAACCGTAGAAGTGGTCGGAGGATGGACCGGTGAGTGACAACGCAAAGCGAGGCCTTCTGGATACGATCGCCGCCGCGTTCCTGCGCCGGCGCCTCTCCGGCCGACGCCTGCGCGCGGCCGCCGTGCGCGGCCTCAACGTGATCTCCGGCGAAGTGGACGGCGGCCTCCGGATGGATTTCGACCACGCCGCGAGCTGCTTCACGCAGGCCGCGCCCTGGCTCGCGGCCCATGCGAGTGGGATCGCGGAGGCGCCCGTCCCCCCGTCCGCGCCGCGCCGGGTGCCGGCGCTCTCCATCGTGGTCATGGCGGTCGGCTCGCGCGGCGATGTCCAGCCCTTCATTCCGATCGGCCGCCGGCTCGCCCAGCGCCACCGGGTGCGCCTCGCGACCCACCGCGAGTTCCGACCGATGGTCGAGGAAGCCGGATTGGAGTTCTTTCCACTCGGCGGCGACCCACACGAGATGATGGAGTACATCGTCAAGACGGGCGGCCGCATCCTCCCGACCCGCCTCGATCAGATCTGGGAGGACGTGCCGAAGAAGCGAGCGATGATCGCCGAGATCCTCGCCTCGACGTGGCGGGCCTGCACGGAAGCCGATCCCGAACGTCCCGGTGCGGCGCCCTTCCGGCCGGACGTGATCGTGGCCAATCCGCCCAGCTACGGGCACATTCATTGCGCCGAAGCCCTGCACATCCCGCTGCACATGATCTTCACCATGCCCTGGAGCGCCACCTGCGCCTTCCCCCACCCGTTCGCCCGGATCGATCCCAGCACGCATCGTCCGGTGGAGAACTTCTTCTCGTACGGCGTCATCGACCTGCTGGTGTGGGCCGGGATCGGCGACCTCGTGGACACGTTCCGCACGGAGACCCTGGGACTGCCGCCGGTCACGCTCACGGACGGGGCCGCGCTGCTGGAAGACCACGAGGTGCCGTTCACGTACTTGTGGCCGGCCAGCCTGGTGCCCAAGCCTGAGGACTGGGGTCCGCACATCGAGCTGGCGAACTTCATCGAGTACGAGCAGGCCCACACCTACCGGCCGCCACAGGCCCTGCTCGACTTCCTGGCCGCCGGGGAGGCGCCGATCTACGTCGGCTTCGGCTCGGTCGTGGCCGAAGAC includes these proteins:
- a CDS encoding glycosyltransferase, encoding MSDNAKRGLLDTIAAAFLRRRLSGRRLRAAAVRGLNVISGEVDGGLRMDFDHAASCFTQAAPWLAAHASGIAEAPVPPSAPRRVPALSIVVMAVGSRGDVQPFIPIGRRLAQRHRVRLATHREFRPMVEEAGLEFFPLGGDPHEMMEYIVKTGGRILPTRLDQIWEDVPKKRAMIAEILASTWRACTEADPERPGAAPFRPDVIVANPPSYGHIHCAEALHIPLHMIFTMPWSATCAFPHPFARIDPSTHRPVENFFSYGVIDLLVWAGIGDLVDTFRTETLGLPPVTLTDGAALLEDHEVPFTYLWPASLVPKPEDWGPHIELANFIEYEQAHTYRPPQALLDFLAAGEAPIYVGFGSVVAEDPVGLTRTIFTALDRAGARGIVSAGWAHLGGETPPSNVYVIGDAPHDWLFAHCRAVCHHGGAGTTSAGLRAGLPTIVVPFFGDQFFWGRIVADAGAGPEPIPIRRLDRDNLTAAFDACRRPQIRERASELGARLRATDGVELVVQSIERHLPLAAMACSHDPDHLASLYCDTCGLALCEEHTRRAHFEHQVHPYRYVDWGRGRAHGLVGELGELIADAAQALQAGLAELVPGRTNPGPHGEGPSDRKEPSPAEDDGPARRLP